GGCCCACTGCACCATCACGCCGAGCGGCGTGAACATGTCCTGCACCATCTGCGGATCGACCTGATCGGTCGTCACGCCGTTGCGGCGTGCGAGGTCGGCCAGGAAGAGGTTCCGGGACCACCACGGGAACACGACCTCGATGGCCGTGCTCTCGCACAGGCTGTGACGCTCGATCATGTCGGCGGCCTGGAGGGCGACCGCTGCGTACACGGCGGACAGGGCGCCCATCGTCGGCGGGAGGGCGACGGGCGTTGCGCCGGCGAGCGCCTGCTGGAACAGGGCCTGCCTGATCCTGATCTCGTGCGCGACCATGGTGTTCCTGAGGTACCAGGCGACCAGCTCCGGGAAGTGGCGCTGCGTCAGGATGCCCGCCTCAAGGCACACGCCGACGGCGTCACATCGGACCTCGACCGGGTCCGGGCAAGGGATCTTGAAGCAGGGCTTCGTCGCGCCGGAGATGTCGTCGGCTTCAGTGTGGATCCACGTCATCGAGGCGACGTCGAGGCTCGGGGTCTTGTAGTAGCGCAGTCCACCACGGGCGAGCTGGATCTCGGGGGCGTCCCACAGCATGTCAGGGCACGCCACATCGAGCAGGTCGTAAACCGTCTCGGAGGGCGCGCACCAGCCGCCGGACGCGATGAGGTCCTGCTGCGGCAGTCGCCGCTGGTTCGCCGCCTGGATGGCCACGGTGGTGCCCTCCGGCGCGCTGCTGGAGTCCGTGACGATCAAGTCGTGGGTGTACGGGTGCCGGTAGGAGATGACCTGCCCGACGCCTCCACCGGCGGTCTTGAGCGCGTTGGCGCGAGAGATGATCCCGGCGGTGATGTCGCCGAAGTCGAGCGCGGCGCCCGGAGTGTAGCCGGGCACGTCGACCGCCGCGGTGATGCTGGTGGTCGGCGCGGGGGGTTCGGGCAGTACGCGCGGCTGGCGGCGCCGCACACCGGACAGGTTCAGGGCCGGCCGCTGCGCGATGGCGGCGCTGACCGTCTTCACCTGCTCCGGCTCGGGCTCCGGCTCGGCCGCCGCGGTGGCGGTGTCGTCGGCGGGCTCCTCGTCGGCGGGCTCCTCGGGCTGAGCATCGCCGCCCCTCACCTGCGCGGCGAGCGAGTCGATCTCCGCAGCGGCCTTCTCGGCCGCCTTTCGGCGTGCGGCCTGCTCGGTGCGGATACCGTCGACCGTCGTGGCGAGGGACCGAAGGGACTCAAGGTCCTTGGTCGTGACGCTGGTGGACTGCGACTTGGCGTCGAACGCTGCCACGGCGCCCTCAAGCGCTTCGTTCAGCTCGTCGTCCGACAGTGCGGTGACGTCTTCGGGGATCTCGAACTCAGCCATGAAAGCCGGGCCTCCGGTGTCGCTTCGTGGAGTGCCCGGCCCAGAACCAGCGGCTTTGCGGGGCGGCCCGGCAATGGCCGGACGGCCGCCCCGCATCAGTTTAGCCCGAACCGTTCACGCTGCTCGGGCATGTGTCAAGCCGCGCTGTCAGGCGCGGTTGACGGTCTTCGTCGTCGTGCTCGTCGTCCTGGCGGTGGTGTTCGCCGAGGCGCTGGTGGTGCTGTCGCCCGGCTTGGCCTTCGGCCTCACGGACGAGCCTTTGTAGCGCTTCGATACTGCGTTCGCGGTCGGCTGTGACCCGGAAGTGAACACGACCTTCCCGGCCTCGGTGACAACCTCGAACTGTTCGCGCTTCCCCTTGCAGGCACAGGGCATCAGACGGCTCCTTCCTTCTCGACGTGCCCGGCGGCGATCTCCTCGCGGGCCGGGGCGATAACAGATGCGGCGAGCCGGGCCGCCTCGTCGCGGGCGGCTTCCTCGCGCTGCTCCTGGCGGCGGTCCATCGCGGTCAGGAGCGCGTCGACGAACGGGACGCTGGACAGCAGTGACCTGGCGACCTGGTCAACGTCGCCGCTCGCCGCCGGGCGGTGCCCGGACATGTCCGGGCCGGTGTCCGGACGCTGCCCGGCGATGCCAGGAGTCGTGCGTGCGGACATGTCCGGAACGGTGTCCGAGGTGTCCAGGACAGCGGCGGCGGCCGACGCCGCGAGGGCAAGGTTCGAGCGCTCGGCGACCGCGGTTGCGAGCAGTGGCGAGGAGTGGCCGGGGACGGGCACGGACAGCACGGCACGGAGCTGCCACCGGCCGCCGCGCTGCTTCATGTGGTAGCTCGGCTGGCACGCCGCAAACACGTTCCGATCCCACTCGGACAGCCAGGGGGCGGCGGCGCCGCTGAACCACATGCCCCTGCTGTTCATGCCGACCGTGATGATCGCGGCGACGGTTCGGGTGTCGTCGAACTGGCAGGCAGCCGACTCGCATTCGGCCCCGTCCCTGTGATGCGGAGCGTTCATGGTGAACGCCCCGGCCTTGACCATCCTGCCGTTGTCGAGCTTGAACCTGGCCCGCAGGAAATGCGTCGTGTCGATGCGTCCCAGAGACTCGATCGTCAGGTTCTTCCCGGGGTACCCGGCGTGCGGCTCACCGGCCTGCGCGACCCAGCCGTAGACCCGCCCGTTCGCGTAGTGCACCCCACCCGAACCAGGGGGCAGTTCCTCGGCGGTGGGCTCACGGAACCAGGCGGCGGGCATCGGATCGGCCTCACGCATCGCGGACCAGGCCGACGCCTCCAGCTCGCTAATCGACGCCATCGCCTCGTCGCCGTTGTCGCCGTTGCCGTCGCCGTCGTCACCGATCCACGGCGGCACGATCGACGGGTCGTCGTACGCCTTCGCGATCCGCTCGTACAGCGTCTCGACTCGGCCGCGTACGGCCTCGCGGTCGTCCTCAGGCAGGTCAACACCGCCCCGGCCGCCCTGGAGCACAGCAGCGATCGCGTACACCCCTGCCGGGATGACCTCCAGGTGGTCGTCGACGACATCGGCGAACGGCAGCTTGTACGCGGCTGCCGTCGCCGGGTCGGCGTCGTCGTCGCGGTACAGGAACCCCGAGGCGAGCTTGTCGGCGTCGACCTCGTCTCCGTCGGTCGCCCACGCCAGGATCGCCTTCTGCGCGGCGGGGCCGTCCCACTTCCGGTCAGGGTCGGCGTGCACCGGCAGTTCGAGGTCACCGGACACCGACGCGGCCAGCTCGGCGCCCTCGTTGGCGGGGCCGATATACAGGCCGCGCGCCAGACGCACGAGCCGCCCCGCCTTCACCGCCCGCGCGAGGTGCCCGCGCGCGGTCTCCATGCGGATACCGAGTGCCTTAGCGACCTCGCGCGCACCGACCGGCACAGGGGCTGCCTTCACGTAGTTCACGATCCGCAGGTGCGCCGCAGACGGCCCGGACCCGGCGGCCAGCGCGTACTCGC
This is a stretch of genomic DNA from Streptomyces sp. NA04227. It encodes these proteins:
- a CDS encoding major capsid protein — its product is MAEFEIPEDVTALSDDELNEALEGAVAAFDAKSQSTSVTTKDLESLRSLATTVDGIRTEQAARRKAAEKAAAEIDSLAAQVRGGDAQPEEPADEEPADDTATAAAEPEPEPEQVKTVSAAIAQRPALNLSGVRRRQPRVLPEPPAPTTSITAAVDVPGYTPGAALDFGDITAGIISRANALKTAGGGVGQVISYRHPYTHDLIVTDSSSAPEGTTVAIQAANQRRLPQQDLIASGGWCAPSETVYDLLDVACPDMLWDAPEIQLARGGLRYYKTPSLDVASMTWIHTEADDISGATKPCFKIPCPDPVEVRCDAVGVCLEAGILTQRHFPELVAWYLRNTMVAHEIRIRQALFQQALAGATPVALPPTMGALSAVYAAVALQAADMIERHSLCESTAIEVVFPWWSRNLFLADLARRNGVTTDQVDPQMVQDMFTPLGVMVQWARGLTPAVPADIGGPAAAVEWPDEVTFLMYPSGQLQIGRGEEVNLGVVHDSTKFSTNDYTALFAEECVALVDRSVDTRAVTVPVCPTGETGAQSLMVCDAS